A window from Solanum stenotomum isolate F172 chromosome 7, ASM1918654v1, whole genome shotgun sequence encodes these proteins:
- the LOC125870475 gene encoding glucomannan 4-beta-mannosyltransferase 9-like has product MEGLSRTNLVSDTFYGTRDDITEQFGIMWGQIKAPLIVPLLRISVFLCLAMSVMLFIERVYMFVVITLLKVFGTKPEKRYKWEPLKDDVELGNSSYPMVLVQIPMYNEKEVYQLSIGAACGLSWPSDRIIVQVLDDSTDPITKNLVEIECQRWASKGINIKYEVRDNRSGYKAGALKEGLNHSYVKQCDFVAIFDADFQPEPDFLWQTIPFLVHNPELSLVQARWKYVNADECLMTRMQEMSLDYHFSVEQEVGSSTHAFFGFNGTAGVWRIAAIDEAGGWKDRTTVEDMDLAVRASLKGWKFLFLGSVKVHTPLSDISFIRCLEMKDK; this is encoded by the exons atggaGGGGTTATCAAGAACAAATCTTGTTTCTGATACATTTTATGGAACAAGAGATGATATAACAGAACAATTTGGTATAATGTGGGGACAAATTAAAGCTCCATTGATTGTTCCACTTTTAAGGATTTCTGTGTTTTTATGTCTTGCTATGTCTGTAATGTTGTTTATTGAAAGAGTTTACATGTTTGTTGTCATTACTTTATTGAAAGTTTTTGGTACAAAACCTGAAAAAAGATACAAATGGGAGCCATTAAAAGATGATGTTGAGCTTGGCAATTCATCTTATCCTATGGTTCTTGTTCAAATTCCAATGTATAATGAAAAAGAG GTTTATCAGCTTTCAATTGGAGCTGCATGTGGACTTTCATGGCCTTCTGATCGTATTATAGTGCAAGTTCTTGATGATTCAACAGACCCCATTACTAag AATTTGGTGGAAATTGAATGCCAAAGATGGGCAAGCAAAgggataaatataaaatatgaagtGAGGGACAATAGGAGTGGATACAAAGCAGGTGCTTTGAAAGAAGGATTGAATCATTCTTATGTGAAACAATGTGATTTTGTTGCTATTTTTGATGCTGATTTTCAACCTGAACCTGATTTTCTATGGCAAACAATTCCATTTCTAGTTCACAATCCTGAACTTTCCCTTGTTCAAGCTAGATGGAAATATG TTAATGCTGATGAATGTCTAATGACAAGAATGCAAGAAATGTCATTGGATTATCATTTCTCTGTGGAGCAAGAAGTTGGCTCTTCTACACATGCTTTTTTCGGATTTAATG GCACTGCTGGTGTTTGGAGAATCGCCGCGATAGATGAGGCTGGAGGTTGGAAGGACAGGACAACGGTTGAGGATATGGACCTTGCTGTCCGTGCTAGTCTCAAGGGCTGGAAATTCTTGTTCCTTGGTTCAGTCAAGGTACATACTCCCCTGTCTGACATTTCTTTTATCCGTTGTCTCGAAATGAAAGATAAATAA